The sequence tcttcagtacattaaaTTCAGACATGttataattggcgatctacatgtcatcagcatacaattcctaactcaccatgaaTGAATCAAACCACTACCTAGGTGACAGTTCATACCACGACTTCCTGCTAACTTTTTTTCTCAACCTTTTTAATTTCGAACTGCTTgattacttcatgtagatctgctctttcaATTTTCCTTGCAGAAGTTTAAACTCCACACCTTCCTTTCCAGCTCAACATCACATTGGctaaccagcgccaatcacgaatctaatagacacttgcTATACCGTCAgagcgaatatctctgagaagctgatcccttctctctgagcataacccttcgccacCAACCTTACTTTGTATCtttgttgtatcctcctgaagattcaCCTGCATCCATCCACTTTCCgtcccactagaagctccaccagctcccatgtgtcgatctggtacaacgagtccatcacatcacctgtagtcacctttcacttctcagcatcaggctcacctagagccatctgaataaaaGACGGATCCCTTGCGATATTGGAGTATAGAAGATGGATCccttgcgatattggagtcgtccatgtacctcgttGATATCTTACGATTATGctatgtgattcttctcacaggtggttgcctcacctgctctgtatctctaTTCACGTGTCAAatccttcctgccctgcccgctcatgtggccatgcccagaaTGCCatacacgtgcagaggtggaattcgttacagccactgcagctctaccttttgaagtgctcccgatcaacctgtaaacattatcgagtcattgcactttcatgattacccatgccctcttagatactttaagggcccgtttggccgggtggattggaagggattgaatggtattaggttggatggcatggatttctaggtaatgatggtgttgtcagtggattgtctggagatccatgggattgatatatccctagattgctatatccagtctgtttggcgcgcccagccaatcccggtattaaaccttctcatccatttcaatccctcaaaccaaacacgtcccaggcaaatttgaaggattagggtggattggatgggatttaaatgtaatgatggtgttgacagcgaattgtcttgagatacatgggattgggatcagatcaccgactctgtttggcacgccaggccaatcccgggatttgacttccaatcccttttaataccatccaatcccttccaatccgaccggccaaacgggccctaagagtaccatcaatacctgtgaacttgcagcccattgcttcaagtacaccaagagaaatcagattattcttcatgtcaggaacgtgcccCACATTAGTCAGGGTACGCTCCACCCAATCAAACATTTTGATACGCAccataccaacagccacaacattataggcattgtcattgcccataaatacatgtccaccatcgcactccttgtaactggtgaaccaactccaatgaggagtcatgtgaaaagacgtccctgtgtctagaatccactcggccttacgatcatcgtatgggtATCTAATCATAGACACAAacaaaacatcatcatcacatccacTTAATCTATCTGACGTGgtagcattggcctccctatatgaaggctcagattcttctctcttagatttaggatttgtacaatccttcttcacatgtccttccatcacacagttctagcactttacctttcctttgcccttgcccttagatttggatctagaacctgaagaacttgTTCCTTATTTAGAATTCCTAGCCCTTGTAAGCAGTgtatcagaagatatccccatgtcgaaattaagctttctcatagcctttccttgaagggttgagataatggtgtcgacacttagggttttattcatgGTGCATATTGTGTCCTtcaatgactcatacgacgccgaaagagaattcaacaacatatatGCTTATTCTtaatctttcatcacttcctccatatcaagcaatttgcaaaccaattttaagttgttgatgtgagcctTCAGATCTCAAAcctttgccatcttgaagttataccactactgcttcaagtgtaggccattttcagagaattttttcgcataaacgTCCTCTAAATTCACCcacaacttagccgcagttttcttcctcatgacattatagagaacctcatccatgagacataaatggatagatggtaaggccttcttatcaagagaaTTCCAATTATCATTAgttatagtagactttcgctcctcaagagcactatcttcgccttacttgattaaggaactaatcatcttaatcttttataactcaaaattatttttccttaagtacttctcaatctcatacctagtacttACCATTGTTACTTATCCCTCATATTCATatatgtgccccaacgattgctctaataccacttgttgggatttgtgttgtggaatcacacagatctaaatctaggatagcaatccaagagcaccaagcaaacacaagagaatacaaagatataatgtggaaaacccttgcgggaaaaaactatggcacaaagcgacaaaattccactatgaaaatagaaattacaaagagaatggacttacccgattcgaacaacatcaaatctcacccttgttacacccttttgaaaccctaaaaccttttaggaacccttagaacccctttagaaagccttaacattGCTTgaaaaaagccctagggacacctatttatagtttaggaaacttcacttaCGCACCTCTCTGAGACCACCTAAAATTTACCCAGTCCGGGCAGAATCCACGCACCGtctgcgtaacccttgactagttaAGTCTGGGCTTCGATTGGCTGAAGGACCCATTCGACTGGTTGAGgcagtccctcgactagtcgagcacctcagAACTCCAAAATACACCGTCGCTGAACTTCGATCCGAGtgagcttcgactagttgagctagctagcccctcgactagtcaagtagcATAGTAaaatcagatttaagacatctgtttgcAACAATTACTTTTAGTAGAGGCGTAGCgttataaaaattacaaaaattagaaaatttgtaTGCTTTTAAAACAACTGATAGGAAAGTTATTGCATCACAAATGATTTAGATTTTACCCGCTCCTCCTTGCACCTTGTCGTGATTGGGTAGCCTGCTCACATCTCTTTTGCTTTTGCATGCAACCGACTTATAGTTTAGATATCATCCATCAAAGGCTACATGGGGTCAATTGTGATGATTGTATAACATCCATCTGTATATCTTTTTCACCACCTCATGTAGGACCTTAGCCCAAGTATGAGGTGAATTTAAAACTTTAGTAGGCTACAAAATTGGAAAAACTGAAATGATTTGCCAATCATTGGCAcatatttctttcattttccatttccCTTCGAAAATTTCTCCTAATtgttctctctccctttctctttccaTGTACATTACACATGACACTTTTGTTAGTATATATAACACCAACAaacatttttgttttgatgattTCCCCCAACAATTAGTTTTTACGAGAGTTTAAACCTAAGGTATAAAAGGACTTAAGAGAAAATTTCAATATAGATGAAGGTAGTTTGAGAATTAAAATGTGAGTTCATCAACTAAGATCATTTCTTGTCATTTCAAAAAGGCCTTAAGAAGCTACTTAGTAACTTGTCTCTCAATATCTCTTCGTTTATCTCTAGACAAGCAATAGATGTGTCCTAGCCCTAGTGCATATAACGCTAGTAGAGAGGGTCGATTTTGTCTTGTAATTAGTTTTACAAGAGCACCAACCTTTCAATATTCAAATAACACATAAGGCATTTAAAATATTGGACCATTGATCTTTAATATCGACCCAATCAGGATATCTATCTCCAATTTCAATCCATCTAACCGTCCAAATTTGATATCAACCCAATTGAGCCTCTGATATTTAATATCAACTCAATTGTCCAATTAATATTCAATACCAGCCCAATTAGACCATTCATCTCCACTTTGGGCCCAATTAAACCGCTGATCTTCTATTTTAGACTAATTGGATAATTGGTCTTTAGTATTATTCAAAAAAGACTATTCATCTTCAATATTAGCCCAATCACATTGTTGATCATCAATATCTATTAGATTGTTTATCTCTAATTTCAACCTAATGAGGCCATTCTTCTCTGATAATGGTCTACTATAATGCTCAATGTTTGATATCAATGTAATTGGACCATTCATCTCCAATTTCGaccaaaaaaatattttaatcttTGATATATGTCCAATATAGTTAGTGATTTTTCAATATTGGCCCAATTAGACTGTTCATTTTTTATATCGATCAAATTTAATCATTGATATTAAGTGACGTCCaaatcaaaccattcatctggCGTAATCTGATCTTTTGTCTTCAATATCTACCCAATCCTACTATTAATTTTTAATTCATCTCAATTGGACCGTTGATCTTCAATATTGGACCAATCAACCCATTCATATCTAATATTAGCCACATGAGACCATTCATGCTTGATATTAGTGTAGTCCTGCCAATGATCTTCAATATCAACCCAAGTGGAGAGTGGGTCTTCAATAAAGTATCGTTCATCTCTAACTTCAGCCAAATCAAAcggttcattttttattttggtcCAACGAAACtattcatttttagtatcattcGAATTGAGCCCTTCATCATCGACACTATTAGACTTAGGCCTACTCGGACTAGTCATCTCTAACTTGGCCAAATCAATAGTTGATCTTTATTGTTTGTTCAACTAGACTATTGTTCTATTCCGGCCAATTTGACTACTCATCTTGATATCATTCTAATTGGACAAATCCACTTATGTCATCAATCCAATCAAACTATTAATCTTTCATATTGGCTAAATTGAATCATTAATCATCAATATCGGCCCAATCAAGCTATTGTTCTCTAATTTTCAGCCATTAACACCATTCATCTTTGATATCAATctattttaattatcaatgttcgATATCAATCCAATCAAACTGATAATTTTGAATTTCAGTCCATTATGACCGTTCATCTCTAATTTCAAGCCAATTAGACTACTTATCTTTATTATCTATATAATCCAACTGCATCTTTTGTATCATTCAAATTGGACCATTTTACTTCAATATTGATCCCATCAGGCTATCAATTTTCAATATTTGTCCAATAAGACAATTTATTTCCAAATTTAGTTGAAACAAACAGTGACCCCTTTATGGCCACATTTGATTGTCAATCCCTGCTAAGCAATCAGAGCATGTTATCTTTGTAACCTGATTGCGGAGGAGAAAACAAACGTGTGCATATAAAAAGGAAAATGGTACCATGAGGTTGGCCtcgagcttcccatgaggttgagttgtgtgggccttaTTGTGATCTATGTCAAACATCCATCTCATCAATCAGATGCATCCTTCTGTGTTGGGCTATGGGCCTAAAAACTAGGCCAATCCATGGcttaggtgggacccatcataaacAACAATTGAGAGTAGATATctgcccattgaaaccttcatggtcATTTattggccccaccaagatgtagttTAGACATTCAACTCATTTATTGTGTAACCAGGGGTCACGCTAAGTTTCAATCGtattcaaaactcagatgggccccatgtaatgcCTCAACATCCAACACATGAGTACAGAGACTCAGGTCTCACAAGGGTGTTAACACTATGATGGTTCGGTACATTGACACCAATTTTGGTAATGCTGCGATTTTTACCACATGAGTATTGTGCCATCACAGTGGAAACCTAGGTTTTCCCATGAGAAACATTGCACATGCAGGTATTTTACAAGTGTCTACGTAGTCAAATTAGCATTAATCCCATATACAAAATAAATCAGAATAGCATATATCAAACTGCAGATACCTAAAGATGAGTAATAATAACTAATCCATTAAGTTAGCAAGGTAAAACATCCAATTAAAAGTGTATGAATCTAAAAGGTGCCTATAGAGAACACCACAAACCGTAAATTCAACCCAATGGATGAGGCATGAATATCAAAAGAAAGACTAAAAGTCTATCAGCTTGAACTCCTATAGTTTTGCTAAATTACCACTCATGAGTGACTAACTCAGTGAGAAATCCCCCAAGATTACATAACGACATATTAATCAAGTGTagttttagaaaataaaataggTAACATAATAATCATATTATGCAATTTTGATTAACTGCATaaatgtatgagtgcacatcagcTTATGCATACAAATCCAGTTGTCTTTTGGGAGTAGCCACCAACAAAAATACCTCTAAGTACATACCTTATCAATGACTACCCACCTATAGTAATATGAGTAGCTAAGAATCAATAAAAATATCTCAGCTAGAGGTATGTGCTACTGCAATATCTAGCTCACAACAAAAGTAGCTAGCCGCCAATGAAAATAAACCGAGTACATGCTTAAAATGGCTAGCACATCAAAAGGTGTCGTTCGAACAATGGACTAGGAGGCAGCAAAAGTAAACCGAGTACGTGTTACCATAACATCAAGCCACCTGATAATGCCCatgtgctatatatatatatgattaatcCAACCTTTATTTGTCCAATTCACAAGCAACTTATTCAAACAAAACCTTCACAACTAGTGACCAACCTCAATCCAATAAGTAAACCTTACCATCACCAACTCATATACGATTTCAATAAAGAGTTCCTCTTAACAAAGCCAATAAGGCACAAACAAAGTCATATATGCACTAAGTCCAAATAGTTACGCAACGAGAGGGATTCCACCCAATAATGCCAAGATAGAGTCCCAAAAAATTATAGATAGTAACTCTACACACTCACGGGATGTCCAATAGTCTAAGGTGCAATACAAGTTTGCGTTACACACGAATCACATATAACTTCACGAAGGTATGTTATAATTCATATTCACATGGATTCCATGAGTCAAATATTATATTTAAGTGATCGAACACTTCAAGGAGTGCATGTATGTGAATCAACCTAAACAAAAAACTAAACATGTGAAGTTCTCTTATTCAACTTTTAGGATTCAGGATTCttacaaatatttttaaaattaatatatGATCTTGCATTACAAGAGTTATCACATGATTTATAGGTTAATTAGTATAACTATTAAATATTAAGACCATCGCAGGAATAAAAATGTCgcaagaaagcttaaagggtagatCTCACCTTAGAAATGGAATCTATCGATTTCGATGCAGCTTAGGCGTATGAAATTTGAGAGAAATACTCCAAACCTTAAATCAACAACAAATCAATTGTTAATAACTTAGATCCTAACTTAATTAAACTTCAAATGAGAGTTTAGGAATTTATCTACCTCGATTCAAATGATCCCCAACTCGATTTGACGAAACGGGTCTAAGCTCAGCGCAAATCCAAAGCTTACGCAAAACTACGCTTGAATACAACTTCCAGGTAAGAATAGGCCGCTACCAATTACTTGTTGGGACCTTAAAACTTAATATGAACAAACCCTAATATCAAAATCTCTAAGatttggatgaacggaatgatTTCTTATTATATTTTATTCAAGTGACAAGAGATTGGGGGAAACAACAAATATTACACGGCTAGAGGACTTCTTATCCGATTAATTGAGGGTTTATCTGGTTGGGGAAGACGTGAGATGACATGCACGATCCAAATTTGGAAACGAATTGCTCGAAGCGGCAATCCACACTAGATTTCTCACTCCCACACTCTCACTCTTTACTTCTCCCTCTCTAACCCATCTAGGTcttggaaatgaaagaaaaaatggaaaTGGGTTTTTATAGCATCAAATGAAAAATTCGGTGGTTTACAAATTACTGAAATCCAGATGTTGTAGGTGAGATTGATCCAAACCAACATTCCATCGGTTGGGCTGACAGGGCCTAAATTGTATTGCATTGGGCTCAAGTCACTGTTCTAGGAACCTACGGGTTGAGTGAGGTGGTTCATCATCAATTATAACCTCAATGGTTCTAGTTTTTGGTGAGATCAAACAAAGATTTCGACTGATTAGTCATTAGGGACTAATCAACTGCATGTCGCAGGTTGAACCTTTGGGCTGAATATTCAATTTGATGTGTTTTAGGGTAGATTCTACCTAGCCAGACATTCGGGTGCACGGACCAGCGATTCAAGAGATCTAGGTCCCACAACTAGTTCTACATTATTGGCTTGCTACACATAACGTTTATTGAGatttaagctcttaaatttaAGGTTTTGCCTGATTTCTGTGAGTCTTTTGGACTCGTGAACGCTTACATGGGCGGCTATATGCCTATTTGAAAAATCTTCTACGTACCACCAGAAAAcatccaatactcaagtattaAAAGGTTGGGCTATTACATCCCAACAAATGCTTTTACATGTTCTATGTATGATTTCACACAGTTTCTAACTGTGTCCCACTCTGGTTCCAGATATGTGGATTgctgggatatcccataacttaaaGGGGAGCCACAAAATGCAAGGTGCAGTTGTTGGatacacattatggtggagcccatagtCAACCTCTAGGTGCCATTCTCCATATAAAAAAGCTTAAACATACACACATTGATTACAATAGAGGTTCGATAATTGAGCTAAGCTATACAAGacatagggtccatggagaatggattCTCGTgcaccccggcctcacccaagacggtgcagcccctATTATGGGCCtgccttaatatatgtatttcatatccatgccatccatggtCTCGCCAGATCAttttcattttagggaatgagtaaaaaaattttaaaaaaataattaaaaaaaataatccaaatctcaaactaGGAAAGGGGAGTGATTGAGAGCCCcactattaaaaaataaaataaaatcctaagcccacggtgatgtttatttctcatccaactcattcataaggtcacgcagacatggtaaaagggaaaacacaaatatcagcttgattcaactgTAGCAGTTCAATTCCAACTATTTCCCCTAATGTGCtccactttagctttgaatatacttcaattttgggttcatgccctaaaataatctagaaaaacagGATAGACGGCgatgataagacacatacatcacagtggactccacatAGTTCAACGTACAGAGTCCCATGAAGAGGGTCCACCAAAGTTACTTAGCACAGTAATTGATAGATTGACTTGAAATTATGAAATATTCGAAGTACTCTCAATTTACAAAAACAATATATTTATATCAAACCTATTTCTCAACAAAATACatttttttctataatacatcATTTTCAGGTGTACAATAACATTCAAGACCTATCGAAATCGCCTCTGGAGTATGAAGAAAGGACCATAGATATTAAAAACTACGGTCTAAATATCAGTATCTTACTCCAAATTTCAAACCATAAGCTGATGGCACAATTAAAAAAACTTGGCCATCTGCCGGAGAACGTCATTTTCCGGGGAAGGAGTCAGAACCACCAGCCACCAAACACGCCGGGATTCCACTTTTCCGACTACTCAAAAATTCCAAAGAAACGAATCCTGAGAGAAATCCCCACCGCCTTCCTCAGCCAAAGAATCCATTTCCGGTGGCGGCGCGGCCGTAAAAATCCCCTCCGTAAAATAGTCGAATGCCGGAAATGCTTCCAAATCTGACACACGCCCACCGAATTCCGTTTGCTCTATCGAATCGGAGAAAAACCAATTGCTCGTCGGATTGAGCTCCGCTGCCGGATTCTCGCTGTTGGATCCCGACGACGTGTCCTTATCCAGCAATGGCGGCGCGCCGTTGGCGAATCTTGCGGCGACTGCTTGGATCTCCGTCGGATTGAGCGACCCGCCGCCAGAGATCTCCGGCGGGTTGTCGGGGAAATTGAATTTCCCCTTCCTGCCACGTAAGCAATATACGGCGGCGTCGAACGCCCTCGCCGCCTTCTCCGGCGTGTCGTAAGATCCCAGCCATATCCGTTCCCGGCTGTTCGGCAATCGGATTTCTGACACCCATTTTCCCCATTTCCTCTTCCTGACGCCTCTGTACCGGAATTCAGCATCGCCAGCGTTCTTCTCAGACGACGGTTTCACCATTTCTTCAGGTAAGATCAACGGCTGTGGT is a genomic window of Magnolia sinica isolate HGM2019 chromosome 15, MsV1, whole genome shotgun sequence containing:
- the LOC131227081 gene encoding ethylene-responsive transcription factor ERF017-like — translated: MVKPSSEKNAGDAEFRYRGVRKRKWGKWVSEIRLPNSRERIWLGSYDTPEKAARAFDAAVYCLRGRKGKFNFPDNPPEISGGGSLNPTEIQAVAARFANGAPPLLDKDTSSGSNSENPAAELNPTSNWFFSDSIEQTEFGGRVSDLEAFPAFDYFTEGIFTAAPPPEMDSLAEEGGGDFSQDSFLWNF